The following proteins are co-located in the Sporolituus thermophilus DSM 23256 genome:
- a CDS encoding L-threonylcarbamoyladenylate synthase, protein METKYYLVDKHYPDKRILAEAAAILRRGGLVAFPTETVYGLGANGLDAQAAARIYAAKGRPSDNPLILHIADSGDVARLARRIPANAAALMARYWPGPLTIVFDRTDVVPDAVTGGLSTVAVRLPASTVARDLIRLAGVPVAAPSANTSGRPSPTTAQAVLADLSGRIDAVLDAGPCDIGVESTVVDCTTPVPTLLRPGGITLEMLLDTLGEVEVDPALAQSTARPRSPGMKYTHYAPAAPMTLVEGAGAAALVRRKVTEALAAGRRVGAVVSAETAALLPPAVVKAVYGPRGDAAAIAANLYQALRHFDTWPVDIIYAEGITESGLGLAVMNRLRKAAGYRILQA, encoded by the coding sequence ATGGAAACTAAGTATTACCTTGTTGATAAACACTATCCTGACAAGCGCATCCTGGCGGAAGCGGCCGCTATCCTGCGGCGTGGCGGCCTGGTCGCCTTTCCGACCGAGACGGTATATGGCCTGGGCGCCAACGGTCTGGACGCACAGGCGGCGGCGCGCATCTATGCCGCCAAGGGGCGGCCGTCGGACAACCCGCTCATCCTGCACATCGCCGACAGCGGCGACGTGGCGAGGCTTGCCCGCCGTATTCCGGCCAACGCGGCGGCGCTGATGGCGCGTTACTGGCCGGGGCCACTGACCATTGTCTTTGACCGGACGGACGTTGTGCCGGACGCGGTTACCGGTGGGCTGAGCACGGTAGCCGTGCGGCTGCCGGCGTCGACCGTGGCGCGGGATCTTATCCGGTTGGCCGGGGTGCCGGTCGCGGCGCCCAGTGCCAATACCTCCGGCCGTCCCAGCCCGACGACGGCGCAGGCGGTACTGGCTGACCTCAGCGGCCGCATCGATGCCGTTCTGGACGCCGGCCCCTGCGACATTGGCGTAGAATCCACGGTGGTGGACTGCACCACGCCGGTGCCGACGCTGCTCCGGCCCGGGGGCATTACCCTGGAAATGCTGCTGGATACGCTGGGCGAGGTCGAGGTTGATCCGGCCCTGGCGCAGAGTACGGCCAGACCCCGTTCGCCGGGGATGAAATACACCCATTATGCTCCGGCCGCGCCGATGACGCTGGTGGAAGGCGCAGGCGCCGCCGCCCTGGTGCGGCGCAAGGTGACGGAAGCGCTGGCTGCGGGCCGGCGGGTCGGGGCGGTCGTTTCGGCGGAAACGGCGGCGCTGCTGCCGCCGGCGGTGGTTAAGGCCGTGTATGGCCCACGGGGCGATGCCGCCGCGATTGCCGCCAACCTCTACCAGGCGCTGCGCCACTTTGATACCTGGCCGGTAGACATTATCTATGCCGAAGGCATTACCGAGAGCGGTCTCGGTCTGGCGGTCATGAACCGGCTGCGCAAAGCGGCCGGCTACCGCATTTTGCAGGCATGA
- a CDS encoding TIGR01440 family protein: MADNLTIREQTERAVRELITAAGLAPGQILVVGCSTSEVQGAKIGSAGSDAVAREILAGLMTVAGEFQVRLAIQCCEHLNRALVVERQTMEQYGLEQVTVVPVPKAGGALAARAMRQFADPVVVETIQAHAGLDIGATLIGMHLRRVAVPVRLQQRVIGQAPVTAARTRPKLIGGARAVYEWPANPES; this comes from the coding sequence ATGGCGGACAACCTGACCATTCGCGAGCAGACCGAGCGGGCGGTCCGGGAGCTTATTACGGCGGCCGGGCTGGCGCCCGGGCAGATTCTGGTTGTTGGCTGCAGCACCAGTGAGGTGCAAGGGGCTAAAATCGGCTCGGCCGGTTCGGACGCGGTGGCACGGGAAATTTTAGCCGGGCTGATGACCGTGGCCGGCGAATTTCAGGTGAGACTGGCTATTCAGTGCTGTGAACACTTAAACCGGGCCCTTGTTGTCGAGCGCCAGACCATGGAGCAGTACGGCCTTGAACAGGTCACCGTCGTGCCGGTGCCCAAGGCGGGCGGCGCTTTGGCGGCGCGGGCCATGCGCCAGTTTGCCGACCCGGTGGTGGTTGAAACGATTCAGGCCCATGCCGGGCTGGACATCGGCGCCACGCTAATCGGTATGCATCTACGGCGGGTCGCGGTACCCGTCCGTCTTCAGCAAAGAGTTATCGGCCAAGCGCCGGTAACGGCGGCGCGCACCCGGCCGAAACTTATCGGCGGGGCTCGTGCCGTCTACGAATGGCCGGCTAACCCAGAAAGCTAA
- the glyA gene encoding serine hydroxymethyltransferase, with product MNVLAGIDPEIAQAIDLERQRQQNKLELIASENFVSKAVLEAQGSILTNKYAEGYPGHRYYGGCEYVDIVEKLAIERAKALFGAEHVNVQPHSGAQANTAVYFALLEPGDVIMGMNLAHGGHLTHGSPVNISGKYFKVIPYGVNPTTHQLDYDAVRTEAIRQRPKMIVAGASAYPRIIDFAKLGEIAREVGAMLFVDMAHIAGLVAAGLHPSPIPHADVVTTTTHKTLRGPRGGMIMCRADLAKAIDKAVFPGIQGGPLMHVIAAKAVALKEAMTEEFRLYQAQILKNAKALAEELAGAGFTLVSGGTDNHLLLVDVRSLNLTGKEAERLLDEVGVTVNKNTIPFDPASPFVTSGIRIGTPAVTSRGMKEEDMVTIARIIAMVLKHPDDSRAKAEAVTLVGQLCAKYPLYTNL from the coding sequence TTGAACGTACTTGCCGGAATTGACCCCGAAATCGCTCAGGCGATAGACCTGGAGCGTCAACGCCAGCAAAACAAATTGGAACTTATCGCTTCGGAAAACTTTGTCAGCAAAGCGGTACTGGAAGCCCAGGGATCAATACTAACCAACAAGTATGCCGAGGGGTATCCCGGCCACCGTTACTATGGCGGCTGCGAATATGTGGATATTGTCGAGAAACTGGCCATTGAACGGGCCAAAGCGCTGTTTGGGGCCGAGCATGTCAATGTCCAGCCCCATTCGGGCGCGCAGGCCAACACCGCCGTCTATTTCGCCCTGCTTGAGCCCGGCGACGTCATCATGGGCATGAATTTAGCCCACGGCGGCCATCTCACCCATGGCAGCCCGGTTAACATCTCAGGCAAATATTTTAAAGTTATTCCCTACGGCGTAAATCCCACTACCCATCAGCTCGATTACGACGCCGTCCGCACCGAGGCCATTCGCCAGCGGCCCAAGATGATCGTGGCCGGCGCCAGCGCCTATCCGCGCATCATCGACTTTGCCAAACTGGGCGAGATTGCCCGTGAAGTGGGCGCCATGCTGTTTGTCGACATGGCCCACATTGCCGGACTGGTGGCCGCGGGGCTGCATCCCAGCCCCATTCCCCACGCCGATGTGGTGACAACGACGACCCACAAGACGCTGCGCGGGCCGCGGGGTGGCATGATCATGTGCCGGGCCGACCTGGCCAAGGCGATTGACAAAGCCGTCTTCCCCGGCATCCAGGGCGGGCCGCTCATGCATGTCATCGCTGCGAAAGCGGTGGCGCTGAAAGAAGCGATGACGGAAGAGTTCCGCCTTTACCAGGCCCAAATCCTGAAAAACGCCAAGGCGCTGGCCGAAGAGCTCGCGGGCGCCGGCTTTACCCTTGTGTCCGGCGGTACCGACAACCACCTTCTGCTGGTGGATGTCAGGAGCCTCAATCTCACCGGCAAGGAGGCCGAACGGTTGCTGGATGAAGTAGGCGTCACGGTTAACAAGAACACTATTCCCTTTGACCCGGCCAGTCCCTTTGTCACCAGCGGCATCCGCATCGGGACGCCGGCCGTTACCTCCCGCGGCATGAAGGAGGAGGACATGGTGACTATTGCGCGCATCATCGCCATGGTGCTCAAGCATCCTGACGACAGCCGGGCCAAAGCCGAAGCCGTCACCTTGGTGGGTCAGCTCTGCGCCAAATACCCCCTTTATACCAACTTATAG
- a CDS encoding acetate uptake transporter — protein sequence MNTNDQKVQIVVADPSALGLFGLAMVTLVASSQKLAWTTGLSFVIPWAIFLGSIAQMMACVYDFKHNNLFGATVFGAYGLFWAGVAVSWLIKMGAFGAALAAAVDVKQLGVAFLGYLIFSLFGTIAAMETNKVIFSIMVLIDILLGALTLDALGLGGHWAHGLAAWTELVIAALGFYASGATFLNKWFGKQFLPLGKPFGIFK from the coding sequence TTGAACACCAACGATCAAAAAGTCCAAATTGTCGTTGCCGACCCGTCAGCCCTTGGTTTGTTTGGTCTCGCGATGGTTACGCTGGTTGCCTCTTCACAGAAGCTGGCTTGGACGACCGGTTTGTCCTTTGTCATTCCCTGGGCTATCTTTTTAGGCTCAATTGCGCAAATGATGGCTTGCGTCTACGATTTTAAGCATAACAATTTGTTCGGCGCTACCGTTTTTGGCGCCTACGGCCTGTTCTGGGCAGGAGTAGCCGTAAGCTGGCTGATAAAAATGGGCGCCTTCGGCGCTGCTTTAGCCGCAGCAGTTGATGTCAAACAGTTGGGCGTCGCTTTTCTCGGCTATTTAATTTTTTCGCTTTTCGGAACGATTGCCGCCATGGAAACCAATAAAGTAATTTTTTCCATCATGGTTCTTATTGATATTTTACTAGGTGCCCTTACCTTGGATGCCCTTGGTCTCGGCGGCCATTGGGCGCATGGCCTCGCCGCCTGGACGGAGCTTGTTATCGCCGCCCTTGGTTTTTATGCCTCCGGCGCGACCTTCCTGAACAAGTGGTTCGGCAAGCAGTTTCTTCCGCTCGGAAAACCGTTCGGTATTTTTAAATAA
- a CDS encoding 2-hydroxyacid dehydrogenase family protein produces the protein MRQKVFISGLIPQIAYEMLSQEFEVTMHRDLRLLSKQEIIEGLAGKDALLSLLSDPIDADVIASNPKLKIIANYGAGYNNIDVAAATARKIPVTNTPAVSTDATADLTWGLIIAIARRIVEGDKNTRAGRFTGWAPLYHLGVEVTGKTLGIVGMGNIGKAVAKRAKGFDMPVIYYSRTRLSPDVEKELNAEYHDLDYVIKNADFLTFHVSYSPELHHLIGAKELASMKKTAFLINAARGPIIDEQALLTALQNKTIAGAALDVYEFEPKITPGLEKLDNVILCPHLGNATVETREAMARIAAQNIIAVLHGQKPLTCVNPQIYA, from the coding sequence ATGAGGCAAAAAGTATTTATTTCCGGTTTAATTCCGCAGATTGCTTACGAAATGCTGTCGCAGGAATTCGAAGTCACCATGCACCGCGATCTGCGGCTGTTATCCAAACAGGAGATAATTGAAGGCCTGGCCGGAAAAGATGCGCTGCTCTCACTGCTCTCCGACCCGATTGACGCCGACGTCATTGCGTCCAATCCCAAGCTGAAAATTATCGCTAACTACGGCGCCGGCTACAATAATATCGACGTGGCGGCCGCAACGGCCCGCAAGATTCCGGTCACCAATACGCCTGCCGTCTCGACCGACGCGACGGCTGACCTGACCTGGGGCCTTATCATCGCCATTGCCCGGCGGATTGTGGAAGGCGATAAAAACACCCGGGCCGGACGGTTTACCGGCTGGGCGCCGCTGTATCACCTGGGCGTGGAAGTCACCGGCAAGACGCTCGGCATTGTCGGCATGGGCAATATCGGCAAGGCGGTAGCCAAACGGGCCAAAGGGTTTGACATGCCGGTAATCTACTATTCGCGCACCCGGCTGAGCCCTGACGTCGAAAAGGAGCTCAACGCCGAATACCATGACCTGGACTACGTTATCAAGAACGCCGATTTTCTTACCTTCCATGTCAGTTATAGTCCGGAGCTGCATCACCTGATCGGAGCCAAAGAACTGGCCAGCATGAAGAAAACGGCATTTCTCATCAACGCCGCCCGCGGCCCGATTATCGACGAGCAGGCCCTGCTCACCGCGCTGCAAAATAAAACCATCGCCGGCGCAGCCTTGGACGTGTACGAGTTTGAACCAAAAATTACACCGGGCCTGGAAAAGCTGGACAACGTCATCCTCTGTCCGCACCTAGGCAACGCAACGGTGGAAACGCGCGAGGCCATGGCGCGCATCGCCGCCCAAAACATTATTGCCGTACTGCATGGCCAAAAACCCCTCACCTGTGTCAACCCGCAAATTTACGCCTAA
- a CDS encoding manganese efflux pump MntP family protein: MSVLELFVLSAALGTDLFSVAVPIGMNRVRLRVIVRSAAVFALFHIIMILTGYYVGHWLGSVVEHVSTYHIDLPAATVQNWASALGALVLAGLGLHMIKENLAGGDAVDSVSHPLQGLTLVMLAVSVSIDALAAGFSLGMMDVDLIKLSIILGAVIFAIAVFGLGLGRRVGSFIGERAAAIGGAVLIALGLHVLWTALW; encoded by the coding sequence TTGAGCGTTCTGGAACTATTCGTGCTGAGCGCGGCGCTCGGGACCGATTTGTTTTCCGTGGCCGTGCCCATTGGTATGAACCGGGTCAGACTGAGGGTTATCGTCCGGTCGGCGGCCGTTTTTGCCCTGTTTCACATTATTATGATTCTAACCGGCTACTATGTGGGCCACTGGTTAGGTTCGGTGGTCGAGCATGTGAGCACCTACCATATTGACCTGCCGGCGGCGACGGTGCAAAACTGGGCCAGCGCCTTGGGCGCGCTGGTGCTGGCCGGCTTAGGTCTTCATATGATTAAGGAAAACCTTGCCGGCGGTGACGCCGTGGATAGTGTCAGTCACCCCTTGCAGGGCCTGACGCTGGTCATGCTGGCGGTCAGCGTAAGCATTGACGCACTGGCGGCCGGCTTCAGCCTGGGCATGATGGATGTGGATCTTATTAAATTGAGCATTATTCTCGGCGCCGTTATTTTTGCCATCGCCGTCTTCGGCCTGGGGCTGGGGCGGCGGGTCGGCTCCTTTATCGGCGAGCGGGCCGCGGCAATCGGCGGCGCCGTCCTTATCGCCCTCGGCCTGCATGTCCTGTGGACGGCGCTGTGGTGA
- a CDS encoding low molecular weight protein arginine phosphatase, producing MLRILVVCTGNTCRSPMAEALLSAKIKASGLTDRIKVLSAGLAAGEALPASHGAQTVMKRRGLDLSAHRSRQIAPEFVQVADIILTMTDAHKQALVRAMPQAAGKTFTLAEFAGETCDVADPFGGDEAEYEVCARQLEAMLAKVWEKIRALAGDGGAAAEQEREK from the coding sequence ATGCTGCGTATTTTGGTTGTGTGCACCGGCAACACCTGCCGCAGTCCGATGGCTGAGGCGCTTTTATCAGCGAAAATCAAAGCAAGCGGCCTGACCGACCGCATCAAGGTACTGTCGGCCGGTTTGGCGGCCGGCGAGGCGCTGCCTGCTTCCCATGGCGCCCAGACGGTCATGAAGCGGCGTGGCCTGGACCTGTCTGCCCACCGGTCGCGACAGATTGCCCCTGAATTTGTGCAGGTAGCCGACATTATTCTGACGATGACGGATGCGCATAAGCAGGCCTTGGTGCGCGCCATGCCCCAAGCGGCAGGCAAAACGTTTACCCTGGCCGAATTTGCCGGCGAAACCTGCGATGTGGCCGATCCGTTCGGCGGCGACGAAGCGGAATATGAGGTTTGCGCTCGCCAGCTTGAAGCCATGCTCGCTAAAGTTTGGGAAAAAATCCGCGCGTTAGCAGGAGATGGTGGCGCTGCCGCAGAACAAGAAAGGGAAAAATAG
- a CDS encoding class I SAM-dependent methyltransferase, whose product MAVHNVSQTEIIRRRYNRTALFYDWMDKMISPRLRRQAIELAEGKVLEVGVGTGQNLPFYQGDCEVTGIDFSPGMLRKAQARLRLAKVPVKLLEMDAQAMSFADDTFDTVVATCVFCSVPDPVQGLREIKRVCKKTGKIILLEHVRSDNPLLGWLMDLLNPVSLYLVGANINRDTVQNVIAAGIHIEDVTNVKGKIVKLIIARP is encoded by the coding sequence ATGGCAGTTCATAATGTCAGCCAAACAGAAATCATCCGGCGGCGGTATAACCGGACGGCGCTCTTCTATGACTGGATGGACAAGATGATATCGCCGCGTCTGCGTCGGCAAGCAATCGAACTGGCGGAAGGCAAAGTTTTGGAAGTGGGCGTCGGCACCGGGCAAAACCTGCCTTTTTATCAGGGAGACTGCGAGGTAACAGGCATTGATTTTAGCCCCGGCATGCTGCGCAAAGCCCAGGCACGACTCAGACTGGCCAAGGTTCCGGTAAAGCTCTTAGAGATGGATGCGCAAGCAATGAGTTTTGCCGATGACACTTTTGATACCGTTGTCGCCACCTGCGTTTTTTGTTCGGTTCCGGACCCGGTGCAAGGCCTGCGCGAAATAAAACGGGTGTGCAAAAAAACCGGGAAAATAATTTTACTGGAGCATGTCCGGAGCGACAACCCGCTGCTGGGCTGGCTCATGGATCTGTTAAACCCTGTTTCGCTGTATCTGGTCGGCGCGAATATTAACCGGGACACGGTGCAAAATGTCATTGCCGCCGGTATCCATATCGAGGATGTGACGAACGTAAAAGGGAAAATTGTAAAGCTCATCATCGCCCGTCCCTAA
- the rpiB gene encoding ribose 5-phosphate isomerase B, with the protein MLVAIGSDHGGFRLKEEIKRFLDEEKIAYRDFGTYSTDSVDYPDISRSVAQAVAAGECDRGIIICGTGIGVSIAANKIKGIRAALCHDVYSAQMSREHNDANILTMGERVIGPGLARAIVAKWLATEFAGGRHARRVDQIARLEAE; encoded by the coding sequence ATGTTAGTAGCGATCGGCAGTGATCACGGCGGATTTCGCCTTAAAGAAGAAATCAAGCGGTTTTTGGATGAGGAGAAAATCGCCTACCGCGATTTTGGTACCTACTCGACCGATTCGGTAGATTACCCCGACATTTCCCGTAGCGTTGCCCAAGCGGTGGCTGCCGGCGAATGTGACCGGGGCATTATTATATGCGGTACCGGCATCGGCGTGTCCATCGCCGCGAACAAGATCAAGGGCATCCGGGCGGCCCTATGCCATGACGTCTATTCGGCCCAGATGTCCCGGGAACACAATGACGCCAATATTCTCACCATGGGCGAGCGGGTCATCGGGCCGGGCTTGGCCCGGGCCATCGTGGCCAAATGGCTCGCCACCGAGTTCGCCGGCGGCCGTCATGCCCGGCGGGTGGACCAGATCGCCAGGCTGGAAGCAGAATAG
- the prmC gene encoding peptide chain release factor N(5)-glutamine methyltransferase → MNAKEHKTWTIGAILNWTGQYFRDKGVATPRLDAEVLLSHILGRDRLYLYLNYDQPLEPAELAAFREAVKQRALRVPVAYITGHKEFMGLDFIVTSDVLVPRPDTEVLVEAALARLAGVSAPVILDLGVGSGAIIVSLLHRLKAATGVGVDISPGALKVAAANAQKHGVAARLALKQGDLFAPVAGRTFHAIVSNPPYIPDGDLAGLEPEVRHEPRTALAGGADGLDFYRRIVAGAPGHLNEGGFLAVEVGRGQAAAVAGLAAMSGLGVEAVIRDYAGIERVVIMRRDR, encoded by the coding sequence ATGAACGCCAAAGAGCACAAGACCTGGACAATCGGCGCCATCTTAAACTGGACGGGGCAGTACTTCCGCGACAAGGGCGTGGCTACGCCGCGCCTTGACGCCGAAGTGCTGCTTTCCCACATCTTGGGACGGGACCGCCTTTACCTTTATCTGAATTATGACCAGCCGCTGGAGCCGGCGGAGCTGGCCGCTTTTCGTGAAGCGGTCAAGCAGCGGGCGCTGCGCGTGCCGGTGGCTTATATTACCGGCCATAAGGAGTTCATGGGCCTTGATTTTATTGTGACGAGCGATGTGCTCGTGCCGCGCCCCGACACCGAGGTACTGGTGGAGGCGGCGCTGGCGCGCCTCGCCGGGGTATCCGCCCCTGTCATCCTCGATCTGGGGGTGGGCAGCGGCGCGATTATCGTCAGCCTGCTCCACCGGCTAAAGGCGGCCACCGGCGTAGGGGTCGATATTTCCCCCGGTGCCCTCAAGGTTGCCGCCGCCAATGCTCAAAAGCACGGCGTGGCGGCACGCCTTGCCTTAAAACAAGGCGACCTTTTTGCCCCGGTTGCCGGACGGACGTTTCACGCCATTGTTTCCAACCCGCCCTATATACCGGACGGCGACCTGGCCGGCCTCGAACCCGAGGTCCGGCACGAGCCCCGCACGGCGCTGGCCGGGGGGGCGGATGGCCTGGATTTTTACCGGCGTATCGTCGCCGGGGCGCCGGGACATCTTAACGAAGGCGGTTTTTTGGCCGTCGAGGTTGGCCGCGGCCAGGCGGCGGCAGTGGCCGGCCTGGCCGCAATGAGCGGCCTTGGGGTCGAAGCCGTCATCAGGGACTACGCCGGCATTGAGCGCGTCGTGATCATGCGGCGCGACCGGTGA
- the prfA gene encoding peptide chain release factor 1 has product MLDKLQAIEDKYLELENLISDPDIIANQSEWQKHAKAHAKLTEIVTKFREYKKVLQGMEDAREMLKEKLDDDFREMVEAELAELKEQSVRLEEELRILMLPKDPNDEKNVIIEIRAGAGGDEAALFAGDLFRMYTRYAETQGWRVELLDANSSDLGGFKEVVFSIQGDGAYSRFKYESGVHRVQRVPETEASGRIHTSTVTVAVLPEADDVDDVVINPNDLRIDTYCASGAGGQHVNKTESAVRITHLPTGIVVQCQDEKSQIKNREKAMRVLRAKLLEAAQEEQRAQLAETRKSQVGTGDRSERIRTYNFPQGRVTDHRIGLTLHKLDFILNGDLDELINALITADQAERLKQVG; this is encoded by the coding sequence ATGCTGGATAAATTGCAGGCGATTGAAGATAAATACCTGGAATTGGAAAATTTGATCAGCGACCCTGATATTATTGCCAACCAAAGCGAATGGCAGAAACACGCCAAGGCCCATGCCAAACTCACGGAGATTGTCACGAAGTTCCGGGAGTACAAAAAGGTGCTGCAAGGGATGGAAGATGCCAGGGAAATGCTGAAGGAAAAACTGGATGACGATTTTCGCGAAATGGTGGAGGCCGAGCTGGCCGAACTTAAAGAGCAAAGCGTCCGGCTGGAAGAGGAGCTGCGCATCCTGATGCTGCCCAAGGACCCCAACGATGAGAAAAACGTTATCATCGAAATCCGGGCCGGCGCCGGCGGCGATGAGGCGGCCCTCTTCGCCGGCGACCTTTTTCGCATGTATACCCGCTACGCCGAGACCCAGGGCTGGCGGGTAGAGCTCTTGGACGCCAACAGCTCCGACCTGGGCGGGTTTAAGGAAGTGGTCTTCAGTATCCAGGGCGACGGCGCTTACTCGCGCTTCAAGTACGAGAGCGGCGTGCACCGCGTGCAGCGCGTGCCGGAAACGGAAGCCAGCGGCCGCATCCATACTTCGACGGTGACGGTAGCCGTGCTGCCGGAAGCCGATGATGTGGACGACGTGGTCATTAATCCGAATGACCTCCGCATCGACACCTACTGCGCCAGCGGCGCCGGCGGCCAGCACGTCAACAAGACCGAATCGGCCGTGCGCATTACCCACCTGCCGACCGGCATCGTGGTGCAGTGCCAGGACGAAAAGTCGCAGATTAAAAACCGCGAGAAAGCGATGCGCGTGCTGCGCGCCAAACTGCTCGAGGCGGCGCAGGAAGAGCAGCGGGCACAGCTGGCGGAAACGCGCAAAAGCCAGGTCGGCACCGGCGACCGCAGTGAGCGCATCCGCACCTATAACTTCCCGCAGGGCCGCGTGACCGATCACCGCATCGGCCTGACGCTGCATAAACTGGACTTTATCTTAAACGGCGATTTGGACGAGCTCATCAATGCGCTCATCACCGCCGATCAGGCCGAACGGCTGAAGCAGGTCGGATAA
- the upp gene encoding uracil phosphoribosyltransferase — protein MQVKVIDHPLIQHKLSLLRDKNTGSKDFRELLEEIAMLMAYELTRNLPLEETEIETPVARCKCKVLTGKKLGVVPILRAGLGMVNGVLRLIPAAKVGHVGVYRDPETLSPVEYYCKLPTDVSERDFIVIDPMLATGGSSVATIDMLKRKGAKNIKLMCLVAAPEGVHRVNEQHPDVEIYTASVDERLNDHGYIVPGLGDAGDRIFGTK, from the coding sequence ATGCAGGTAAAAGTGATTGACCACCCCCTTATTCAACACAAGCTGTCGCTCCTCCGCGACAAAAACACCGGCAGCAAGGATTTCCGGGAGCTATTAGAGGAAATCGCCATGCTCATGGCGTATGAACTGACCCGTAATCTGCCGCTGGAGGAAACGGAGATCGAAACGCCGGTCGCCCGCTGCAAGTGCAAGGTTCTTACCGGCAAAAAGCTGGGCGTCGTGCCCATCCTGCGGGCCGGCCTTGGCATGGTCAACGGCGTGCTGCGGCTCATTCCCGCGGCCAAAGTCGGCCATGTCGGTGTCTATCGCGATCCGGAAACATTGAGCCCGGTTGAGTATTACTGCAAACTGCCCACCGACGTTTCCGAGCGTGACTTTATCGTTATCGATCCCATGCTGGCCACCGGTGGGTCCTCGGTGGCGACCATTGATATGCTGAAACGCAAGGGCGCCAAAAACATTAAGCTCATGTGCCTGGTTGCCGCACCGGAAGGGGTGCACCGGGTCAACGAGCAGCACCCTGATGTCGAGATTTACACTGCCTCGGTCGACGAGCGTCTCAACGACCACGGCTACATCGTTCCCGGTCTTGGCGATGCCGGCGACCGCATCTTTGGCACTAAGTAA